One region of Cydia fagiglandana chromosome 17, ilCydFagi1.1, whole genome shotgun sequence genomic DNA includes:
- the LOC134672912 gene encoding uncharacterized protein LOC134672912, whose protein sequence is MEIKAEKPVSSARSEVIVRNARSDDVSYIYDIIKLEIPDDNLPPLKRFSRDGFETSPPWFHVLVAERDGTIVGCALYYRHYWPRPSPPGRALLLRMLCVRQSARRCGVGTKLFRGLCQVALKENAQLNWTHPASDPAHAFFTQFKPDISDDLDGTYVMRISPKTVREIAASKMRINKDISILPARQEDMAEFSMMIREISEIRETLYGRHLNEKDFIEDGFTSSPPWFFALVAWRSGIAVGTAVGTRLYNWEQSLDMQSLYIRPEARRCGLAKQLIVEFCRKAEEEGIDHVDFHVHPVNTESLALYASFGAQKLFDDHGSFRLEVDKIENILAEK, encoded by the exons aTGGAGATAAAAGCAGAAAAACCGGTGTCTAGTGCACGCAGTGAAGTCATCGTACGCAACGCTCGTTCAGACGATGTATCTTATATATACGACATCATCAAactg GAAATCCCAGATGACAATTTACCTCCTCTTAAAC GTTTCTCCAGAGACGGGTTCGAGACATCCCCGCCATGGTTTCACGTGTTAGTCGCAGAGAGAGACGGCACGATCGTCGGTTGCGCACTGTACTACCGCCATTATTGGCCGCGGCCGTCGCCGCCGGGGCGAGCGCTACTGCTGCGTATGTTGTGCGTGCGTCAGAGTGCGCGGCGGTGCGGTGTGGGTACCAAACTCTTTCGAGGGCTTTGCCAG GTGGCACTCAAAGAAAACGCACAGTTGAACTGGACGCATCCAGCAAGCGATCCTGCACATGCTTTCTTCACGCAGTTCAAACCTGACATCAGTGATGACTTGGACGGGACCTACGTCATGCGAATAAGTCCCAAGACTGTTCGTGAAATTGCCGCAAG CAAAATGCGCATCAATAAAGATATTTCAATTCTTCCGGCGCGGCAAGAGGATATGGCAGAGTTTAGCATGATGATACGA gAAATATCAGAAATAAGAGAAACTTTGTACGGTCGACATCTTAATGAAAAAG ATTTTATAGAAGACGGTTTCACCAGCTCCCCGCCATGGTTCTTCGCGCTAGTAGCATGGCGATCGGGTATTGCGGTGGGCACAGCCGTCGGCACCAGATTGTACAACTGGGAGCAGAGCCTCGACATGCAGAGCTTGTACATACGGCCTGAGGCGCGGCGCTGTGGCTTGGCTAAACAACTTATCGTGGAATTTTGTCGT AAAGCCGAGGAAGAAGGCATCGATCACGTAGACTTCCACGTGCACCCTGTAAACACAGAGTCGTTGGCGCTGTACGCTAGCTTCGGCGCTCAGAAGCTGTTTGACGACCACGGCTCCTTTCGTCTCGAAGTCGATAAGATTGAGAATATTTTAGCAGAAAAATAA
- the LOC134672646 gene encoding calexcitin-2-like — MVSDFRKKKLLHVFNAFFDTNGSGNIDKKDFELAIEKISTLRGWKAGDAKYKETQETLLKIWDGLQSRADADNDGQVSFDEWVTMWDDFAKNPSSPLEWQNLYAKFIFQLEDASNDGSIDSEEFSSVYASFGLNKAESVEAFKKMSKGKANVSWEEFQVLWKEYFASEDKNAAGNFIFGKTSF, encoded by the coding sequence ATGGTGTCAGACTTCAGGAAGAAGAAGCTCCTCCACGTTTTCAATGCGTTCTTTGACACCAACGGCAGTGGCAACATCGACAAGAAGGATTTCGAGCTAGCAATTGAGAAGATTTCCACGCTTCGCGGCTGGAAGGCAGGCGATGCCAAGTACAAGGAGACTCAGGAAACATTATTAAAGATCTGGGACGGTCTGCAGAGCCGTGCCGACGCAGACAACGACGGACAAGTCTCGTTCGACGAGTGGGTGACCATGTGGGATGACTTTGCCAAGAATCCCTCATCCCCTCTTGAGTGGCAGAACCTTTACGCCAAATTCATTTTCCAACTGGAAGATGCCAGCAACGATGGCTCCATCGACAGTGAGGAATTCTCTTCAGTATACGCCTCCTTCGGTTTGAACAAGGCCGAGTCAGTGGAAGCCTTCAAGAAGATGTCCAAAGGCAAAGCTAACGTGTCCTGGGAGGAGTTCCAGGTCTTGTGGAAGGAATACTTCGCTTCGGAGGACAAGAACGCCGCTGGTAACTTCATCTTCGGTAAAACTAGCTTCTGA
- the LOC134672645 gene encoding zinc finger protein 436-like has product MELEKVSIKMELKETCMKTEPKELSVNKNPGIVTVKEEPCEDSTNVGTSHTNAWSSSCATQETNACLAESGVLKEEPFNIDRMSKAWANPQVKEDREVFVTKPGIVKEPFSDDSTPSTSQAVTAANPYTYEVKETVYVTEPKVKLEPVCNENTHPSTSQAPWANASHKVKVEAEFLTEPGLVVKKEIEDGENMCASETTALDKLYEKHEIKEELVLGPVSIHRPYAASKLREMQTKAEEMVPDGNCPDKPDLLEIEHSLQNYMCPQCDYTTDDMKSLRTHVNTLHTTTLLHNCNLCSYSTPNKIYLKRHQNVHTREKSFKCSYCDFSCLRKSDVKKHETIHTGEKPFRCSNCDYQCNRKGSLLIHERAHTGNKPYQCSGCDYKCTRKDSLQRHQVLHASEKPFECKLCDFKSYHKASLRIHQRIHTGEKRFACSYCDFISRHRYSLQTHEMIHTGQKPFECKNCDYKCRRKSDLRKHQTTHSDDKPFKCTKCDYACRQKSDLLKHQKRYSGSKLFQCNYKCGRNVDLRKHQTLHTEAQLLKCDHCNYETLHKYALQRHLNTLHMNKSPL; this is encoded by the exons ATGGAATTAGAAAAAGTATCCATAAAGATGGAACTGAAAGAAACCTGTATGAAGACTGAACCTAAAGAATTGTCTGTAAATAAAAATCCTGGCATAGTTACTGTGAAAGAGGAGCCTTGCGAGGACAGTACAAATGTTGGTACGAGTCACACAAATGCATGGAGCAGTTCTTGCGCAACACAAGAGACTAATGCATGTTTGGCAGAGTCTGGAGTGTTAAAGGAAGAGCCGTTTAACATAGACCGTATGAGTAAAGCATGGGCCAATCCTCAAGTCAAGGAGGATAGGGAAGTGTTTGTAACCAAGCCCGGAATTGTGAAGGAGCCCTTTAGCGATGACAGTACTCCATCTACAAGCCAGGCAGTCACAGCGGCCAACCCTTATACCTATGAAGTGAAAGAAACAGTGTATGTAACAGAGCCCAAAGTAAAGTTAGAGCCAGTGTGTAATGAGAATACTCACCCTTCTACAAGTCAGGCCCCATGGGCCAATGCTTCCCATAAAGTCAAGGTAGAGGCAGAATTTCTAACAGAGCCTGGTCTAGTTGTGAAAAAGGAGATAGAAGATGGTGAAAATATGTGTGCAAGTGAGACAACTGCATTGGATAAGCTTTATGAGAAACATGAGATTAAGGAGGAGCTTGTGCTGGGTCCTGTATCAATTCACAGGCCGTATGCTGCCTCTAAACTAAGAG AGATGCAAACCAAAGCAGAGGAAATGGTGCCGGATGGGAACTGCCCTGACAAGCCAGATTTACTTGAAATAGAGCATAGCCTTCAAAACTACATGTGCCCTCAATGTGACTACACAACAGATGACATGAAGAGTTTGAGGACACATGTAAACACTTTACACACTACAACACTACTCCACAACTGCAATCTCTGCAGTTACTCTACtcctaataaaatatatttaaaacgtCATCAAAACGTACACACCCGTGAAAAGAGTTTTAAGTGTAGTTATTGTGATTTTTCGTGTCTAAGAAAATCAGATGTAAAAAAGCACGAGACGATTCACACTGGAGAGAAACCCTTCAGATGTAGCAATTGCGATTATCAGTGCAATCGGAAAGGAAGCTTACTAATCCATGAGAGGGCACACACTGGGAATAAGCCTTATCAGTGCAGTGGATGTGATTACAAATGTACCCGAAAAGATAGCTTACAAAGACACCAGGTACTACACGCCAGTGAAAAACCTTTTGAATGTAAACTCTGTGATTTCAAGTCCTATCATAAAGCAAGCCTGCGAATCCACCAAAGGATACACACTGGAGAGAAGAGATTTGCATGTAGCTACTGCGATTTTATTTCCAGGCATAGATACTCTCTACAGACTCATGAGATGATACACACTGGGCAGAAACCATTCGAGTGCAAGAACTGCGACTACAAGTGCAGGCGGAAATCAGATTTGCGAAAACACCAGACGACACATTCGGATGACAAGCCTTTCAAATGCACCAAATGTGATTACGCGTGCCGCCAAAAATCAGACTTACTCAAGCACCAGAAGAGATACTCTGGGAGCAAATTGTTTCAATGTAACTACAAGTGTGGTCGTAATGTTGATTTACGAAAACATCAAACTTTACACACGGAAGCGCAGCTGTTAAAATGTGATCATTGTAATTACGAAACTCTGCATAAATACGCTTTACAAAGACACCTAAATACATTGCACATGAATAAAAGTCCTCTTTAA